A genomic stretch from Thunnus maccoyii chromosome 19, fThuMac1.1, whole genome shotgun sequence includes:
- the march5l gene encoding E3 ubiquitin-protein ligase MARCHF5 has protein sequence MALVEEQPEKHCWVCFATERDDHSAEWVSPCRCKGCTKWIHQSCLQRWLDEKQKGNSGGAVSCPQCGTEYHIIFPKMGPLVYFLQQVDKALSRASPFAAVGVVVGTVYWSAVTYGAVTVMQVVGHKKGLYVMERADPLFLLMGLPTIPVLLVLGKMIRWEDYLVRLWQRYSYKRKLPPGTGRYLPRVPAEGPTAGDHLSVSRTLCGALVFPSIASLVGRLLFGRVSSNLQRTILGGIAFVLMKGVLKVYFKQQQYIIQANRHILNYPERNGDGQNEGGDEDTEDSGNE, from the exons ATGGCCCTTGTTGAGGAGCAGCCGGAGAA ACACTGCTGGGTGTGTTTCGCCACAGAGAGGGACGACCACAGTGCAGAGTGGGTGAGCCCCTGCAGGTGTAAAGGCTGCACGAAATGGATCCACCAGTCGTGTCTGCAGCGCTGGCTGGACGAGAAGCAGAAAGGAAACAGCGGCGGCGCCGTCAGCTGTCCTCAGTGCGGGACTGAATACCACATTATCTTCCCCAAGATGG GCCCGTTGGTGTATTTCCTCCAGCAGGTAGACAAAGCTCTGTCTCGGGCCAGTCCCTTTGCTGCTGTCGGGGTCGTGGTCGGGACCGTGTACTGGTCCGCCGTCACGTACGGAGCTGTGACGGTCATGCAG GTGGTGGGACATAAGAAGGGACTGTACGTGATGGAGCGAGCCGACCCGCTCTTCCTGTTGATGGGTCTGCCCACCATCCCTGTGCTGTTGGTTCTGGGCAAGATGATCCGCTGGGAGGATTATTTAGTGAGGCTGTGGCAGAGATACTCCTACAAACGCAAGCTCCCGCCAG GTACGGGTCGCTACCTGCCGCGTGTTCCTGCTGAAGGTCCGACTGCAGGAGATCACCTCTCTGTGTCTCGGACTCTGTGCGGAGCTCTCGTCTTTCCCTCCATCGCCAGTCTGGTGGGACGGCTGCTGTTTGGACGAGTGTCCTCTAACCTGCAGCGCACCATACTG GGAGGCATCGCCTTCGTGTTGATGAAGGGAGTGTTGAAGGTGTatttcaaacagcagcagtacaTCATTCAGGCCAACCGACACATCCTCAACTACCCCGAGAGAAACGGAGACGGACAGAACGAAGGCGGAGACGAGGACACAGAGGACAGCGGCAACGAATGA
- the actr1b gene encoding actin related protein 1B, whose translation MESYDILANQPVVIDNGSGVIKAGFAGDQIPKYCFPNYVGRPKHVRVMAGALEGDLFIGPKAEEHRGLLSVRYPMEHGIVKDWNDMERIWQYVYSKEQLQTFSEEHPVLLTEAPLNPSKNREKAAEVFFETFNVPALFISMQAVLSLYATGRTTGVVLDSGDGVTHVVPIYEGFAIPHSIMRVDIAGRDVSRYLRLLLRKEGYNFNTSAEFEVVRTIKERACYLSLNPQKDETLETEKAQYVLPDGSSLNIGPARFRAPELLFRPDLIGDESSGIHEVLAYAIQKSDMDLRRTLFSTIVLCGGSTLIKGFGERLLTEVKKLAPKDVKIKISAPQERLYSTWIGGSILASLDTFKKMWVSKREYEEDRARAIHRKTF comes from the exons ATGGAGTCCTATGACATTTTAGCTAACCAGCCGGTTGTTATCGATAAT ggtTCGGGGGTTATCAAGGCTGGTTTTGCAGGAGACCAGATCCCCAAATACTGCTTCCCTAACTA TGTCGGGCGTCCCAAGCATGTGCGCGTGATGGCAGGAGCCCTGGAGGGAGACCTTTTCATTGGACCCAAGGCAGag GAGCACCGGGGCTTGTTGTCGGTGCGATATCCGATGGAGCACGGCATAGTGAAGGACTGGAACGACATGGAGAGGATCTGGCAGTATGTTTACTCCAAAGAGCAGCTGCAGACTTTCTCCGAGGAG catcCTGTTCTGCTGACCGAGGCTCCTCTCAACCCCAGCAAGAACAGAGAGAAGGCTGCAGAGGTTTTCTTCGAGACCTTCAACGTCCCTGCTCTCTTTATCTCCATGCAGGCTGTGCTCAGTTT GTACGCTACGGGTCGTACCACCGGTGTCGTGTTGGACTCCGGGGACGGCGTGACCCACGTGGTGCCCATCTACGAGGGCTTCGCCATCCCTCACTCCATCATGCGCGTGGACATCGCCGGGAGAGACGTCTCGCGGTACCTCCGTCTGCTGCTACGCAAGGAAGGCTACAACTTCAACACCTCCGCAGAGTTCGAGGTGGTTCGCACCATCAAAGAG AGAGCCTGTTATCTGTCTCTCAACCCACAAAAGGACGAGACTTTAGAAACAGAGAAGGCTCAGTATGTTCTCCCTGACGGAAGCTCTTTAAAT atCGGTCCGGCGAGGTTCCGAGCTCCAGAGCTGCTGTTCAGACCCGACCTGATCGGAGACGAGAGCTCGGGGATCCACGAGGTCCTGGCCTACGCTATCCAGAAGTCTGACATGGACCTGCGACGCACACTTTTCTCCACTATAGTATTGTGCGGAGGATCAACACTGATCAAAG GTTTCGGGGAGAGACTACTAACTGAAGTCAAGAAGCTTGCACCCAAAGACGTGAAGATCAAG ATCTCTGCTCCTCAAGAGAGGCTGTACTCCACATGGATCGG CGGCTCCATCCTGGCGTCGTTGGACACCTTTAAAAAGATGTGGGTGTCGAAGCGTGAATATGAAGAAGACAGAGCACGTGCCATCCACAGGAAGACCTTCTAG